ATATCgtttcttattttctcaagtattataatgatgaaatattaaCTTGAATTATATCACTTTGGGAAAGACATGATACCATTCGTAACTCTCTTTCACTGGGATCTTCCCAATTGCTTACAACTGGAGTATGGTGGCATGTTAAGCGACCAAATAGTGTAAGTGACTATATTGGATATTTGCTTCTTATGATGTTTTAGTAGTGATATGTACTCAGTTTGTGTTTCAATGATATGCAGGAAGGATTTTGTTGAGTTCGCAGAGCTATGCTTTCAAGAATTTGGTGACCGGGTGAAATTTTGGACAACATTTAACGAGCCATGGAGCTACATAGTTCATGGATATACGCCTGGGGATGAGTTCCGTAAAGACGACCCTACAGACAACAACTCAACAATCAATCAACGTTCATGTCAAAGTGGTCAGATGTACTTCCCTCATAATAGAGTTTATAGAACAATAAGACGATGTGAGATAACCAAAACCATTAGGGACACTTGGTTCCATGTGAATGATCCGGCCAAAGATGCATATACTGCAGCAAGAAATATGCTTCTTTGCCACTCAGCAGCAGTCCAATCGTATAGACAGAAATTTCAGGTACAAAACTTTTAATATGAATAAGAGTAATAGATAATTAGCCAGCATTTGGCaaaca
This genomic window from Sesamum indicum cultivar Zhongzhi No. 13 unplaced genomic scaffold, S_indicum_v1.0 C01698, whole genome shotgun sequence contains:
- the LOC105155306 gene encoding beta-glucosidase-like; the protein is MIPFVTLFHWDLPNCLQLEYGGMLSDQIVKDFVEFAELCFQEFGDRVKFWTTFNEPWSYIVHGYTPGDEFRKDDPTDNNSTINQRSCQSGQMYFPHNRVYRTIRRCEITKTIRDTWFHVNDPAKDAYTAARNMLLCHSAAVQSYRQKFQMYQDGQIGIVLNSSCHYPYD